A window of Oscillospiraceae bacterium genomic DNA:
TCATAGCGAGAAAATATCCGCTTTGTTTTACAAACGGGAGGCAAAGCTCGGAAAGAACATTCAGTCCCGCGACAGCACGGGCAACCGCAAAATCATATTTTTCGCGGAATTGCGAAGCCTTCCCAATTTCCTCGGCACGCCGCGGAAAGAATGAAATATCATTGATACCGATAATTTGGGCGGTAGTTTCTACAGACTTCAGCTTTTTTTCCGTGCTGTCTATCATGGAAAGCCACATATCGGGCTTCGCAATTTTTATCGGAAGCCCAGGAAAGCCGCCTCCGCAGCCGATGTCGCATACAACAGGCGCTTTTGACTGACAAAAGTCTTTGACTGATAAAAGCGACAGCGAATCCGCGAAATGCCGCAGGACAACCGGGCACATTCCGTCAATTGCCGTTATGTTAATTTCACCGTTGACCTCTTTGACACGGTCATAAAGAGCCGAAAATGATCTCATCATATCATCATTCAACTCAACGGGCGACAGCGCGCGGAGCGCCGAAGCGCAGAATGCGTCAAGCAATTTATGTCGTCCTCCATAACTTTATATTTTATTATTCTGGAGATACCGAGGAATATTTTACAGATTTCCGTGCGAGTGCTGCGACAGATAAATAATAAGCACGGTTATATCCGCCGGGCTGACTCCGGATATTCTCGACGCTCTGCCAAGGCTTTCCGGGCGGAATTTCGCGAGCTTCTGCGTGGCTTCAAGCCTTAAGCCTTTAATCTGAGAATAATTTATCTCCGAGGGAATAAGGCGCGTTTCCATTTTTTTAAACGCCTCTGCTTCGGCGCGTTCGCGTTTTATATACCCCGCGTATTTTATTTCTATACCGGCTCTGCGCAATACACTGCGGCTTGTTTGCGTGCGCGTCGTATCAACAGCCGTCAGCGCCTCATAATCAAGCTCAGGCCTGCGCAGCAACTCCGAAAGCCGAATTCCAGTTTTTACAGCCGTAGAGCCGTGTTCTTCCAATAAGCGCGATAGCTCTTCGGAGGGTGGGATAAAAGTACATTCCGCGCGGGCTATTTCAGCGTCTATTTCCGAAAAAAGCTTCTGCTTTTTTTCGTATTTCTCATTTGAAACAAGGCCGGCAGCGCGGCCGTATTCGATAAGTCTTCTGTCGGCATTATCCTGCCTTAAAAGCAGACGGTATTCGCAGCGCGAAGTCATTATTCTGTAGGGTTCTTCCGTCCCCTTCGTTACAAGGTCATCGATCAGCGTGCCTATATATGACGAATCTCTCGTGAGACGGATCTGTTCGAGGCCTCGTGCCAGACATGAGGCGTTTATGCCGGCAATAATCCCCTGCGCCGCCGCCTCTTCATATCCGCTCGTTCCGTTGAACTGACCCGCGCCGAAAAGCCCGGGTAGCTCTCTGAATTCAAGCGTCGGATAAAGCTGAGTAGGATCGCTGCAGTCGTATTCGATCGCATACGCATTTCTCATTACCTGCGCATGCTCAAGTCCTTCAATCGAATGAAGCACACGCATTTGAACGTCCTCCGGCAAAGACGAGCTTAATCCCTGAACATATATCTCGGCAGTATCCTCTCCCATCGGCTCTAAAAAAAGCTGATGGCGCGTTTTGTCCGGAAAACGCATTATTTTGTCTTCTATGCTCGGGCAGTATCTTGGACCGGTGCTTTTTATCTTTCCGGAATACAGCGGACTGCGTCCTATATTTTCACGAATTATGCCGTGTGTAAACTCGTTTGTATAAACAGTATAACAAGGATATTGCTTTATCTCTGCAAATTTGTCTTCGTCGGTATCAGATGAAAACGGCTCCGGCGGAATATCGCCGTTTTGCGCCTCAGCCTTTGAAAAATCTATCGAATCCCGGTGGATCCTCGCAGGTGTGCCTGTTTTAAATCGGCGGATCGAAACGCCGAGATTTTTTAAAGATGCCGTAAGAAGCATCGCGGATCGCATTCCGTTCGGGCCGGCCTTGTATGACGCGTCTCCGACGACTATATTTGAATCAAGATAAGTTCCGGTTGAGATTACGGCCGCTTTGCAACGGTATCTTGCCCCGAGATGCGTTGTTACGAAATACCCTTCTTCGTTTTTATCTTCACCGGGAGTATCTGATATTCTTGTAATTTCGGCTATTTCGGCCTGTATAAGTCTGAGTCCTTTTGCTTTCTCTATCACTGATTTCATATATTCGTGATATCTTTTTCTGTCTGACTGATGACGAAGTGAATGAACTGCCGGCCCCTTGCTTATATTAAGCATACGCGACTGTAAGCATACGGCATCCGCCGCTCTTCCCATTTCGCCGCCGAGCGCGTCTATTTCGCGGACAAGATGACCCTTGCCCGTCCCTCCTATTGAGGGATTGCACGGCATATTGCATACATCATCGAGATTTAAAGTGAATAATATTGTATCGGCGCCTGTACGCGCGGAAGCAAGCGCCGCCTCGGTTCCGGCGTGGCCAGCTCCTATTACAATAACATCGGCGCATCCGGCGTCGTAAACAATATTTTTATAGCTGTCTTCCATAAACGATTCTCTTCTTAGTATTGGGTTATTACCGTCCTGCCGCTAGGGAGAATACAAGGACGTAAAACTCAATTGTTTAATATTTATAAATTATTTTCCGACGCAGAAACGTGAGAATATCCGATTGACTATCTCTCCGGCGGTGCGTATTCCGTCAATATCATACAGCCTTGACAGCGCGTTTTCAAGCATAATGCCGCAAATATCCTTTTTGCCGGTTTGCAGACATTCCAGAGCCTCCGATATGAGAGCACGTGCGTCGGAGATATTGTTCTTCTGCCGGATGTTCGTGATGACTCCTCCGTCGGAAGCGTTAAAACCTTCTTCGGCATATTTTTTCTCCGCGCGCGCAATTAAGTGCCGGACGGACTTATCATCATCTTCGGAAATATATTCCGCTTCACCGAATATATCGACGATGCTTTTACTATCGGCGATTCGTGCCAGATCACATTTTGTGAATACCGGAATAATTTTTTCCGGTTTGTTAATAGAAATCAGCTTGTCTGAAATTATTCTGTCGTTCGCGTCAAGCGGCTGCGAAATATCGAAAAGCGCAAACACAAGCGGAGATTTTTCTTCTATTGTGCGCCATACGCGTTCCATACCGATCTTTTCCACTCGATCTGATGAATTTTCTCTGATTCCCGCAGTGTCGCAAAGCTTTAATATAATTTTCCCTGCTTTTACCGGATATTCGAGTATATCCCGTGTTGTGCCCGGTATATCTGTAACTATCGCCCTGTCTTCTCCGAGCAATAGATTAAAAAGCGAGGATTTTCCAACATTCGGTTTTCCCACGATAACCGCGGGAACCCCCTCGGTTACCGCCTCTCCGGTTTTATACCCTTCGATCAGCTTG
This region includes:
- the mnmE gene encoding tRNA uridine-5-carboxymethylaminomethyl(34) synthesis GTPase MnmE, coding for MSDTICAISSPRGKGGVAVIRISGDGAFETVQKLFKSKSAKELTDYPPRTAIFGEITDPENGKTIDSGIFTLFMSPHSFTGEDTAEISCHGGICVTGMVLDAALRAGARHAEAGEFTKRAFINGKLTLTGAEGIADLLDAKSETAVLLSGAIARGRLSQKLKAMTDETTELVASLFAYIDYPDEDLEDMPDCELEQKINTLISECDKLIEGYKTGEAVTEGVPAVIVGKPNVGKSSLFNLLLGEDRAIVTDIPGTTRDILEYPVKAGKIILKLCDTAGIRENSSDRVEKIGMERVWRTIEEKSPLVFALFDISQPLDANDRIISDKLISINKPEKIIPVFTKCDLARIADSKSIVDIFGEAEYISEDDDKSVRHLIARAEKKYAEEGFNASDGGVITNIRQKNNISDARALISEALECLQTGKKDICGIMLENALSRLYDIDGIRTAGEIVNRIFSRFCVGK
- the rsmG gene encoding 16S rRNA (guanine(527)-N(7))-methyltransferase RsmG, coding for MLDAFCASALRALSPVELNDDMMRSFSALYDRVKEVNGEINITAIDGMCPVVLRHFADSLSLLSVKDFCQSKAPVVCDIGCGGGFPGLPIKIAKPDMWLSMIDSTEKKLKSVETTAQIIGINDISFFPRRAEEIGKASQFREKYDFAVARAVAGLNVLSELCLPFVKQSGYFLAMKGARADEEIAVSQKAIKMLGGEIIEKLRVDIKYEDVMKAAGENATADEADELKKFCDMSRYIIIIKKTARTDQKYPRQYSRISKNPL
- the mnmG gene encoding tRNA uridine-5-carboxymethylaminomethyl(34) synthesis enzyme MnmG, translating into MVYDAGCADVIVIGAGHAGTEAALASARTGADTILFTLNLDDVCNMPCNPSIGGTGKGHLVREIDALGGEMGRAADAVCLQSRMLNISKGPAVHSLRHQSDRKRYHEYMKSVIEKAKGLRLIQAEIAEITRISDTPGEDKNEEGYFVTTHLGARYRCKAAVISTGTYLDSNIVVGDASYKAGPNGMRSAMLLTASLKNLGVSIRRFKTGTPARIHRDSIDFSKAEAQNGDIPPEPFSSDTDEDKFAEIKQYPCYTVYTNEFTHGIIRENIGRSPLYSGKIKSTGPRYCPSIEDKIMRFPDKTRHQLFLEPMGEDTAEIYVQGLSSSLPEDVQMRVLHSIEGLEHAQVMRNAYAIEYDCSDPTQLYPTLEFRELPGLFGAGQFNGTSGYEEAAAQGIIAGINASCLARGLEQIRLTRDSSYIGTLIDDLVTKGTEEPYRIMTSRCEYRLLLRQDNADRRLIEYGRAAGLVSNEKYEKKQKLFSEIDAEIARAECTFIPPSEELSRLLEEHGSTAVKTGIRLSELLRRPELDYEALTAVDTTRTQTSRSVLRRAGIEIKYAGYIKRERAEAEAFKKMETRLIPSEINYSQIKGLRLEATQKLAKFRPESLGRASRISGVSPADITVLIIYLSQHSHGNL